From the genome of Prunus persica cultivar Lovell chromosome G8, Prunus_persica_NCBIv2, whole genome shotgun sequence:
TGTATTATTTGCAGTACAGAAAGAACCCAAGAGCATGAGAAGAAACTATAAAGGAGAAcagatttttattgaaaccTTAAGAGCATTCTGAATAATTTGAACACCAATCTTCTGGTCAAAGTTTGCAGTTGCCAACTTGTCCAGCTCCTTTGAGGCATATAGCAGTGCAGCACCACCACCTGTACATTGGAAGCTCTTGCTTACTATAAGATATAAACCAATTCAAACaagacaaacaaaatatgTTTCTGGATAAACGACTTACCAGGTACGATTCCTTCCTCTACAGCAGCCTTGGTGGCATTTAGAGCATCAGTTACTCTGTCCTTCTTTTCACTAACTTCTGCTTCGCTCGCTCCGCCAATCTACAAAGTAGGTCTCAATCAGACTTGTTTTCAAGAGCTGGCACCAGTATATTGCAAATGGTAATTACAGCAATATGCTTGCAAGATGTTCCAGAAGTTAAACTTGTCACCCCGGACGAATAGAAGGGACAGAAAACAATAAGGAAAACCAACCTTTAAAACGGCAACACCACCAGAAATCTTTGCCAACCGCTCTTGTAACTTCTCCTTGTCATAATCAGAAGTGCTCAATTCAATTGATGATCTCAGCTGTCACAAACAATCAAAGTCCACATATCTGGTTAACAAATGCACTGGAACCCAGAATAGTTGTTAGTTGTTGGAAGCGATTAATCAAGAAGAATCAGTATAAACCTGTTCACATCTTTCTTCAATGGCTTTCTTGTCACCAGCCCCATCAAGAATAACAGTGTCATCTTTTGATATCGTAACCTACAATACCAGACCATGCAAgtcataaaatatttcaacttATTTAGAGCAGACATTGTGTCACCAAGATTAGGAACATATGCTAACAAATCACTTGATATATCTCACCCTTTTGCAGGTTCCAAGTGTTTCTACTCCAACTTTGTCAAGGTTCAGACCAAGCTCTTCAGTTATTACCTAGAACCcccgaaaaaaaaagagggggaaaatgaaaacaaagcaGTTCACATGTCAGTCTCACAATAGCTTAAAGTTTTCAAggaaaagtgaaaacacaGAATGAAACTACCTCGCCTCCCGTAAGAATGGCTAGGTCCTGCAAATTTGCCTTCCTGTTTTCTCCAAATCCAGGGGCTTTAATTGCACAAACCTTCATTCCATTAACAGAATCGTATCAAAACAATGAAATAATAGTCGATCAACAATTTTTGACAGTGGACACATAGTCAGTAGATAATAGAAAATACAAGGATCACCTTAATTCCAGCACGAAGCTTGTTTATAATGAGTGTAGCAAGTGCTTCACTTTCCACATCTTCAGCAACAATCAAAAGAGGTCTTTGTTTCTGAGAACCCACAACAAATCAGTCAAAGCAATAAGAGAAGTATATCCACCAGATTTCAATAATCCCCTCAGAGAAACACTTACCTTCAATGCCAGCTCTAATATTTTCACTATCGAATTTAGATTTGAGATTTTCTTCTCGTGGATTAAGACGAGTGGATCTTCTAATTCctgttaaaattaaaacatctaGTTATCAATCACAATGGAGCAGCTTCAAAAAAAGTGGGATAACTAAATAATCCCAACATAACTTAAAGAAAAAGCCTTCCAACTGAAGAACCATGAAACATAGGCTTATAATAAAACAGTGACAAATAATGACAAAAATGCTTACACATTTTTGGTTCTTAGGATTGGTAATAAAGTAAGGGGATATATATCCCCTATCTAGCTTCATTCCTTCAACAACCTCCAATTCATTATACAATGTTTTTCCATCCTGAAACaattcaaaagcaaaacaaaattcacatCAGATGCATATAGAGAATGAAGAGAAGCTCTACTGTGCCCCACCACATGTCAGAATAAGATACTATTCACAAAaaatgattgaaaacaaaggaACATTCTTAGGAAACAACTTACAGCAATGGTAATAACACCCTCTTTGCCAACTTTCTCCATAGCCTTAGCGATTAGTTCaccaatttctctctctccattaGCTGATATGGTCCCAACCTTTTCAGGAAAAAAGGATTTCATAAAAAACGTCATTATAAAATTTAGACATTCATATTATTTCTCTCAATTCCcaaattaaaacaaaccaGACCTGAGCTATTTCTTCAGATGTGCTGATCATCCGAGCCCTACTCTTCAAGTTTGTCACAACAGAATCAACTGCCATTGAAATGCCTCGTCTTAGGTCCATAGCATTCATTCCAGCTGCCACTGATTTGCATCCTTCAGTAAATATAGCGCGGGTGAGGACTGTAGCACAAGTGGTACCTAAAAACACAAATAACAACCTTCATGTCACTGTTTTCCTGATCACCCAAAGTTTTACAAACACTTTTACATAGTGTATGGAACTCTCACCGTCCCCTGCGGCATCATTTGTAGCATTTGCGACCTGCTTTACAAGACTAGCACCAATGTTCTTGACTTTATCTCTGAACTCAATGCTCTTTGCTACAGTGACACCATCCTTTGTCACTTTAGGGGCCCCAAAGCTTTGTTCCAGAACAACATTGCGTCCCTGTGGAAAATCAAGCAATAAGTCAACCATTCGAAACAACATCAATGCATCAACAAGATGTAAATATAAGCATATGACAACTAAACGCAAAAAATTACTATCAATATACACATCATTGTTCCAAAGTCATAGCACGCAATCAatcaataacaaataaatcaaGAATGACAAAGCCACTCACTTTTGGCCCCATTGTGACTTTAACAGCATCAGCGAGCTCTTCCACACCCTTGAGCATCAATGCCCGGGCTTCCACACCGAATTTGATATCTTTGGCCGCATAGTTCCTTCTCGAAATCAAACTACTACCAATCTgtacaggaaaaaaaaaactaagtcACATCAAAACACAATTAAACAATACCAAATCACAACTTTAAAAGGGAAAAGGAAGAATAAGTACCTGTTGGGTACAGTTCCTAGCCAACCTACAACcacaaatcaataaaaaatgagaaaaatgagagagacCCAGAtgagaaaacaattttaaaaaagtgaCTTTTGGCCACAAGTCTGAATTTTTAAAGAGCCCAGATACGAGTACCTGGCTTTAGAGGCGAGGCTGCCGGCGAAGCGGTACATGATGAACttgcagagaagagagaagtagAATGAGAAAGTACGAGCTCTCAGGTAAaagaaagagacagagagaaggAGAGTATAAATTGTGGAGCACAGAAAAGTCTAGAAGGAATTGGTTTAtgttagggtttagggttttgggggGTTTGGAGAAGGCAAGATCCATTTACTAAGGCCGAAAGCCACGGACCCTTCTGTTGACAATGCTGGACTGTGGGCTTTCATTTGGACCCTCTGTAGACCAATTTTCTCTGACCCAATATTTTTCTCGGGTCGGATTCTCTAACCCAATATTAATAAAGCTGAATTTTTAGTccaatgaaataaataatttcgttcaaattattaatcttatgatcttgtttttattttattttttaagaatatatcatttattttttagatgAGTAGTTCTCCTAGATTTTATGCATGCAAAGACTTTCTGAATGCTACACTATGCATGAAAACCAACCTCATTTggtagggaaaaaaaaatttaatcacATTTGTCTCATCAAATCGCAGACTTTTTTTGTGCCAAAAGATTTTGACAAGAAGTAATTTACCATTTTCTAACAACTAATTAGATTTTCTTGGAATAATAGTAATTAGGAGCCAAACCATTCCACCAACACACCAAAAGGAACAAAGTGTAAGAAAGTACAAGGAAGAGGAGGTAAAACTTTCTCATATTGATTACATGAATTTTTTGATGGGAGCTTTGAATTGTTAATTAATCACACCCACCACAACATCTCAAGAGCTACTTGATGGTCAGAGGGTTACATTACATGGATAACCTGACCTGTCTGTTTTGAGTCTTAATACTAATCCATGAAATTCAGACATGGAGATTAACCTTATGGAGGATGGCAACTAGCTTATCAGGGGTTAATGGTTTCTCTTGGTAGTCATCTAAGCCTGCCTCTATAAATTCTTGTGTGTCTTCACTGAGGGATGAGTGTGACGAAAC
Proteins encoded in this window:
- the LOC18766770 gene encoding chaperonin CPN60-2, mitochondrial, with the protein product MYRFAGSLASKARLARNCTQQIGSSLISRRNYAAKDIKFGVEARALMLKGVEELADAVKVTMGPKGRNVVLEQSFGAPKVTKDGVTVAKSIEFRDKVKNIGASLVKQVANATNDAAGDGTTCATVLTRAIFTEGCKSVAAGMNAMDLRRGISMAVDSVVTNLKSRARMISTSEEIAQVGTISANGEREIGELIAKAMEKVGKEGVITIADGKTLYNELEVVEGMKLDRGYISPYFITNPKNQKCELEDPLVLIHEKKISNLNSIVKILELALKKQRPLLIVAEDVESEALATLIINKLRAGIKVCAIKAPGFGENRKANLQDLAILTGGEVITEELGLNLDKVGVETLGTCKRVTISKDDTVILDGAGDKKAIEERCEQLRSSIELSTSDYDKEKLQERLAKISGGVAVLKIGGASEAEVSEKKDRVTDALNATKAAVEEGIVPGGGAALLYASKELDKLATANFDQKIGVQIIQNALKMPVSTIASNAGVEGAVVVGKLLEQDNPDLGYDAAKGEYVDMIKAGIIDPLKVIRTALVDAASVSSLMTTTEAVVVELPKDEKETPGMGGGMGGMDY